The stretch of DNA GAGCCTACAGTTTATCTCGCCCAGTGCAGCTTACCAAAGCCCCGCAGCAGAGGTCCACCTGCCCCCACAGGCCCTCCTCATCTCTCCCAGACTCCCGTTCCTCTGTTTCTGCTCTGCGGTGGTCTTCTGCACCCACCGTTCAGGCTGGTCTGCACTCCAACATCTTCTTGAAGGCCTTCCTGAAGCTGTCATCCAGGAAGGCGTAGAGGAACGGGTTGAGGCAGGAGTTGGCGTAGCTCAGGCTGGTGATGAAGTAGGAGATCCCGATGAGCAGCGGTGTGGTCCTCAGGTCCGTGGTCAGCGCTACgatggtgctgaggtggaacgGTGTCCAGCAGAACAGGCACACGGCCAAGACGATGAAGACCATGATGGTGACTTTCTTCTTGGCCTTGTCCAGAGCTTTGGCGTTGCTGTTGAGCCGCATGTTCCTCAGCCTGTACAGCATCATGGTGTACAGGATGCAGATGGTGGAGACGGGGATGGCGAAGCCGAGGATGAGTGTGTAGATGCGGCTGGTTTTGAACCACAGGCTCTCGGGGCTCGGGAAGCTGAGCACGCAGCTCTTCCTGCCGTCAGTTGGGTTCACGTAGACGCCGGCAAACACCGTGAAGGGCATGACGATGAGGATGACGAGGatccacacacacagggagatgATCTTGGCTGCTCGGTAGGTGCGGTAAGGCATGCGCTTGGACCTCACTGTTGCCAGGACAACCAGGTAGCGATCAATACTCATCACGGTCAAGAAGTAGATGCTGGAGAAGATGTTGTAGTGGTCAATGCTGAGGATGACCTTACAGAGGACCTCCCCAAAGGGCCAATAGTTGAGCAGGTGCTCGGCGATGCTGATGGGCAACACCAGAGTGAACAGGTCGTCGGCGATGGCCAAGTTCAAGATGAACATGTTGgtgaccgttttcattttgggtGCTTTGAGGATCACATAGATGACGGCCGTGTTTCCCGTCAGCCCCACGGCGCAGATCACAGAGTAGATGATGGGCAGGATGACGTAAAGGTCAGCGTAGAAGTAGAACTCTGAGGGAGGGGTGCAGTTCAGCTCAGAACGGTTTCCTGTCACTGAGTAGGAGTCCACAGAATCGTTACAGATCGGCAGTGGTACTGAGACCAGGACTGAGACGTTCTCCATGTTTAAGAAGGGCTAAGAAGGGCTGTCTCAGGAATTTTGAAGGGTTGGCTTCTTTTCCCCTTTTGTTTCCTGAGCAGTTAAAACAGCTGCATGACCAGAACTCAGAGCAACACTCTCAGAAATTCCAGAAAGGTGGGAGCAGATCCTCAGGTTTGGTTTTAAACTGTGCCAATCCAGAGAGAAGGTGCAGCTTTCCCTCCAGACTCACTTTCCACAGGATTAAATCCTGTCCGCTGGATTTTCTCAGGTGTAAATTTAAAGAGATAAAAATGTTCCACGGTTGGAATCACTTCATCTCCTCAGTTTCTCTCCTCCTTCCATCAAATCACCTCCCACACGGCGACGATGCGTTTATCCTCACGCTCCTCAACTCCACTGACAGGTTTACGAAGATGGTGATTTACGGCTCGAGGTAGCGGCGGATCCTCTCCGCGCGCTCCGGAGGTGCCGCTGCGGTTTTACGCACGAACGGCGCATCACGAAACCTggacaacagagagagagaaattaatCATCCTCACAGTTTAAATACGATAACTGCCGCTAACAGCAGGTTTACAGCCTCAGacccacacagagaaaaatcgtCCGTTTTTTCTAACTTGCATCTAAAAACGTTTCATTTGGATGAAAGCAGCGCGCAGCAGAATAAAAAGAGTTCAGAATCAGAAAAgttataaaatatgtaaaataaagaGATCTCTTACATCTTAACAGACTTCATAAACGATCTTCTCTTAAAACAAACGGACGCATCAATCAGCCAATAACTGCTCGAACTGATCTTCGGGCCGGTGTACCCTCCGTGTACCCGGTGAAGTCTCTCCGTCCTCCGGTCTTTCCTGTAAAGGACGCGCGCTGCGCTCcggactctctctctctctctctctctctccctctctctctctctcgcttgctctctctctctctctctctgtctctctctctgatgtcATTACTGAGCCTCGTGGGAGTCACGTGACCCGGTGAAACAGTCCTGCAGAGGTCAAAGAGTTTCTGCTGAGGAGGATTTTTGTTCCTTTTCGTGCTGATTTGTCTTCACCTCAGATTCTCAGTTttgtatatttaatgttttttctcctcctgtTGGTTTGAAGTTTTTTCCACATTGAGATGATGATAGTTACTGCtaatgctgcttttatttgaGTCAAACTGCTTTATTGCTCCTTGTTCTgatttctttgtctctcttccTGCCACACAGGTGGGAACCTGATGGCTGTTCCCACCTCACAGGTAAAACCTAAAGGTGAGCGAGTCTCTGCTGTTCGGGCCCTACACTGCCaacagtattcactcgtctgccttcactcacacatgaacctgagtaacatccattcttaatccagagggtttaatatgatgtgggcccaccctttgcagctgtaacagcttcagctcctctgggaagtctttccacagctttaggagtgtttatgggaatttctgaccattcttccagaagcacatctgtgaggtcagacactgatgttggagagaaggcctggctcacagtctccactctaatccatcccaaaggtgttctatcaggctggggtcaggactctgtgcaggccagtcaagttcttccacaccaaactggctcatccatgtctttatggagctgctttgtgcactggtgtgcagtcatgttggaacaggaaggggccatccccaaactgttcccacaaatgtcttggtatgctgaagcattaagagttcttttcactggaactaaggggccgaggccaactcctgaaaaacacccccacaccataacctaAATCATAAAGGAAGctccagtgtctcctctgcTGAAGGAGGTAATGCAGGAAGCATTGAAACTCCTCCCTCAGTATTTAGAGAATTCAGTCTcatctgtcagctgtttgtccTCCTCGTGCTCTTTCCTGTTAGCTTTTCCAGCCCTTTGGCTGCTGCTTTTTTAAGTTGTTTATTTAATGTGGGATCGGCCCTTAAAGGCTCATTTATCAGTATTGTGGCTCCTCTCGCTCCTATGGAACCAGAACAAATAATTCTGTCTTTTCTTGTAGACTCCTCTGAGGGTGCAGGTGTGAAAACATTTCTTTCTACAGAAGAAGGTTGCCTGTTTGTCTCAGCAGGTTtgggtttcttcttctttctttctggaGTGAATTAAAACCTTCAAGCTTCCTGTATAATGTTCAGAGAGTTCCTGACACATCATCCATCACACAGCAAACACCAACTGGTTTCTTTTTCTCCAGTACACGACAGCCTGCAGTGACCACAACAATGGTCCAGTTCACTTTCAGAGAAACGCCATTTCTCTGTCTCAGCATTGTCTcgtattatattttaaattggCCCATTAGTCCTTTAAGAGTCTGAAACTCCTGCAACATGCAGTCGAATATGACATTTGAAATCTGACTTTCCTATcttgaagaggagaaaaaatcAGAGAGCTTTCAACCTGAACTCCAGTCTCTCTATATTCATATAAAACCTGCATTGTTTCATATATCCAGCAGGGAGAGACTCTTCTGAAGTCTGATTGTGTGGAAGTCTGTGAGAAAACGAGCCTCCTGCTCAGCTGATCTCTGTGAAatctttcctgatgagtttgtgGTCTCAGTCGCTGGTTTCAggtctgaaagaagaaaatatgaaGTTCATTTTAGACAATTTGCCTTCATTAGAGTCACAGGAGGAAACAGGAGAGGATCACTGGGAAATCATCTGTCAGTCATACAATACTGTGCAGgtcttcatttctttgttttgcaggaAAATAGGTGCAAAgaattattgaaatgtgcaatgGAAATTCAGCAAAAAGGCAAAACCAGAGTTTGTGCAATTCTAACATGCATCAAAATCAGTGTTCGGTGtgacctcctttttttttcagctctgaaCTGTCTGAGGAGCTTcctgtacagtaatccctcgctacttcgcggttTGCTTTTCGcagactcgctgtttcgcgggttttcaatcaatattagtgtaaaatatttattgcggtattttcactgttttgcgggattttgcggtactcgttcttcacatgcgtagtacgtgttgtacagtaatgtatatatttggtgtataagtgtgtggggagggtttataaaaacttaaaatagtgtataactactaaaataatgtataagtattaaaataaatatagtgtcCCTACTTCgcagattttcacttatcgcgggtggtcctggaacgtaacagcggccataagtgagggattactgtagttTCTTTCAGCAGCctgcaggaacagttctccaggcttcctgaaggacattcaaagctcttctctggatgtttcagttctgttctctgtcaggatgatcccacactgctatctatctatctatctatctatctatctatctatctatctatctatctatctatctatctatctatctatctatctatctatctatctatctatctatctatctatctatctatctatctatctatctatctatctatctatctatctatctatctatctatctatccatcctcAGTTTCCTCTTTCCCATAACCTTGTTTGTAATTAGTGGAGAGGTTCCTGTTGCTTGCAGTAGTCTGCCCCTTCTCTGACATGAAGAAGGCATTTCCTCTCAGATgggatattttctctctcttagaGATGGTTCTGTGGGAAAATCTCAGCAGGTCATAACCATGCCACTTTCACTCACCTTTCTTCCTGATGCTTCAGCAGGCTGTGTTCACCATGTCTACTGTACATGTCTAAATGCTTTGAatttggctgattagatatttaaatTAACGAGCAGGTGAACGGGGGTTAGGGTTTGATTTTGGGAAGCTTCTAATGAAAAGTATCCACTCACCATCCACAGATCAGCTGTGTCCTGGAGccgtgtttttgtgtgtgtttatgaggtTGTGTGTCTGTAGGTTTTTATAGTTCACTGTGACCTCATgaagaacagctgctgcatttttataTCTAAGTTATTACTTTTATATCCATGGTGTTCGTCTCCCTCTGTCccatttgtgtgtttgagctTTATTTATGTCCAGGTTTATTTagccatttcttttccttgtgtGTTCCTGATGCTTTCACTTCCTCTCTTTGGGATGGTGTGTCTCACCTTAATTGTGCCCTCCTGTGTCTCATCTTTCTCTTTGTCAggctgtctctttgtgttttgtgtatttttgcctgcctctgtgtcctgtgtttgggtcctccTTCCACCTCCTCACCACATTCTGAATGTCTGTGGCAGACAATTAAAGCAGCATGACATTTGCTTTCAGTGACATTTATAAAGGCAGCATGTCTCTGAAGGAATACCTCCTGCAAAGTGCTGCAATAATCAATACAAAGCAGCAAAGTTGGTCGGGATCAATGTGATTGCTCCTGTACGGCAGCACTGGTCTGGTGCGATGTGAGGAGGCAAAATGTCAGAGGAGCCAGTGAAGGTTGTTTCATGCTGGCTACAGAAGAAGAGTCCAGTAACCCACAGAGACCTCAGGCTGTCAGTCACAGGTCCACAACACGGTGGCTGAACGGCGTCTGACAGCACAGCGTGATAAATGTAACCAACGACCAGCagtttggttaaatgtcctGATGCTCTTTGATCCTCTCATacaggctgctgctgtgagCTCGCTGGTCTCCTCCGTGATACAACATGTAGCAGCAGCTGTGATGGATTCAGGACTGTGAAGAGAAGTTTACCTCAGAGAGCCTGAGAGGGTTATCTGAAAATAATTATGGAGTCTGCTGAGATCACGTGTTCTCCTTCAGTGTGAGGAGAACAAACAAACCTTTTTACTAAAGAACCACTTCAGAGAAGTTTTTATGTTTCTTCAAGGCTGGAAACACGTTTGCAGCAGGAACCTGCTGTTTCTCCTTCAGCTCGTACATCACGATCACACCGATTTTCAGCCTCATCTCTGCTCGTGTTCATATTCAAACCTGTGACTTCAGAGGcatcaaactgcagctcagcacagaCGCTGAAATAAGTACACTTTACCATCAGTTCTGAATGTCTGGGGTTGATGCTGTAGATGGACATAGGTCAGACCAAACTGAGCAGTGTTGgtgcccaaacccaacaggaagtgaacCAAACTCCCAAACAGGAAATGTATCTGGTGATTTCTGGTGCATGACCTGTGCTCACCTGCCCCGTGCTTTTAGATCGGGGTCACAATATTCCCACATTCTCCGTACAAGTTTGTGATTATTCCTTCTGAGTCTGGAATCAGTCACAGGAAGACAAACTGATTCTCCTGAATAACCAACACAAATCAGAGCACGACACAATTACAGAAATACCACCTGTAAACTCTTTTTAAGCTTTTTCCCTCATGTTGAAATATCGACCACTGAGAGCAGGAAAGCAGCAGCGGCTGTGAGATCACCCATTTATCAGGGCGCCTGATTAATCTCAGGTCACAGTACAGAGACGCCAGCAGCCTGTCAGTGTTGGACGTCCGGCCAATGAGAGCAGGCAGGTGAAAATCatccagcctgtgtgtgtgtgtgtgtgtgtgtgtgtatgtgtgtgtgtgtgtgtgtgtgtgtgtgtgtgcgtatgtttataataccttgtggggacaattttcctgacatatactacgttgtggggaccaattgctccttgtggggactggaaccttgtccccacaaggggaaaccctgtttttgggtcaggggtcagagttagggctaaggtatgaatggagtttaggttagggttagggttaggtatgtgatggttagggttaggaaaagggtaaaggtaaggtttaggctgtagaaatgaatggaagtcaatggaaattccccacaaagctagcaaaacacacttgtgtgtgtgtgtgtgtgtgtgtgtctgtgtgtgtgtgtgtgtgtgtgtgtgtgtgtgtgtgtgtgtgtgtgtgtgtgtggtgtgtgtgtgtgtgtgtgtgtgtgtgtgtgtctttgttatgAAATATAGTTAACAATGAGGGGAGAAGCTGTAAcaacgtgtgtgtgtctgtgttcgaATGTGTGCCCGAACATAAAAAGCAGGAAAtgtattattatcatttttgtAAGCACCTTTCAAGACACCCAAAGACACATTACAGCAgtaagaacaaaacaaatcacagacACAACACAAAGGATGAGAAATGAAATGGCCAAAGGAACTAAAGCGAGGAGGCGatcctgcacaggtgagctctGAGTCGTGATTTGAAGGCAGGAAGTGAGTCGATACTGTGGGCggtgggagagagttccagagcTGGGAAGCAGAGTGTAGACATACATATGGACTGAACTTCTTTAAGttaatgtctcattcacacattctgATACATTTTTGGAAACTGATACACACAAAACTCCACCACCAACATCTTTTTCTaatgtttatatgtttacatgtgtgtgtttacatataCTGATGTTGGTAATGTggttactgtgatgataaatgcctacaataaccagatcctaacatgtagatataacatctgTAGGTTTACTCAATTAAAAAAGATtctatataatttttttcctcaatcATCAATTTAAGTAGTAATAATCTTTGAGACAAAAAATCAAAGTAAGACTGCTGCTGGCAGTGATCgattttattttagctgtgaaACTATAAACTAAAATGATACATCcttgttttattataaataatcaaatttcatggttaaaatggtaaaaacagaGAGCTATTTCCAACTTTTCTTTTATCAATCAATCTTTATTTGTATGGCAACAAATCACAACATAGTGTAATTGTAGTATAATATAAATGGAGCCTCTTTCAGCTCTTCATCTATCAGCTGCTTCCCTCTGAGATCCTCCAGAAGGCCACACACAGCATGTAACTCTTCATCCCCACCCTCTCCACCCAGAGCATAGGAGTGGTCCTAGTAGAAACAAGGATAAAATATTATAGTCACAGTCCATTACAGGGTTGTGTATCTGAAAGAGCAGGAGTGGGAGGTGGTGGAAGGGGGTAGGGGGTGACACGAGGTTTGAATATAAGGGGCATGATGCCCACAGCTGTATGAAGCATAGCTAGCACTTAGTACAGCTAACCAAACCCCTGCCTTTGCAGGAGTTTGGTTAGCTGGATGAGCTGGAACTCACCCATTCCTCCTCCCACACTGATGAACCAGTTGAACGTGGTAGGACTAACATTGTCATTGACTATTACATATTGACTATATTGGGTGAACTCATAATGAGACCCATGAATTAAGACTTGATTAAATACTCTTCGGCTTGGAGACGCAGGCAGCCGTGCAGCTCTGATTAACCACTGCTTGGTTGCCAGACCACATAACCACTGACTGACTGCAACAAGACTGAATGTAATCCAGAACTGCATTTGAGTTTGAAAAGAAGGAACTTAATGTTATTATTGGTTTTTGTATTGAGTCTTAATTGTGGTGACTTTTCTTTTGGTTATTTTGCTTTGGAATTACCACTTATTTCTACCCTGGGGTAATGTATGCCAAAAGGCAATAATAATgggaaatgttttatttcagtatATGTTGGATGCAACCTTTTAAGTTGTTACTTGTACATAAGTATTGTGCATTTGAATGAATAATCCAAAAATCAGTCAAGCCTCCAGCTATTTCCTTGTAAATCTCACACCTTCTACCT from Archocentrus centrarchus isolate MPI-CPG fArcCen1 chromosome 7, fArcCen1, whole genome shotgun sequence encodes:
- the npbwr2b gene encoding neuropeptides B/W receptor type 2b, with product MENVSVLVSVPLPICNDSVDSYSVTGNRSELNCTPPSEFYFYADLYVILPIIYSVICAVGLTGNTAVIYVILKAPKMKTVTNMFILNLAIADDLFTLVLPISIAEHLLNYWPFGEVLCKVILSIDHYNIFSSIYFLTVMSIDRYLVVLATVRSKRMPYRTYRAAKIISLCVWILVILIVMPFTVFAGVYVNPTDGRKSCVLSFPSPESLWFKTSRIYTLILGFAIPVSTICILYTMMLYRLRNMRLNSNAKALDKAKKKVTIMVFIVLAVCLFCWTPFHLSTIVALTTDLRTTPLLIGISYFITSLSYANSCLNPFLYAFLDDSFRKAFKKMLECRPA